The following proteins come from a genomic window of bacterium:
- a CDS encoding dTDP-4-dehydrorhamnose 3,5-epimerase family protein has product MIEELIVEPLKQIVDERGKVMHMLRRDSPFFTNFGEIYFSVVNPGVVKAWKKHLKMTQHFAVPVGKIKLVIYDERRNSATYGRIEILEIGEENYCLVKIPPILWYGFQGISSNPALIANCTDMPHNPSEVEHLDYLDKRIPYDWTNA; this is encoded by the coding sequence ATGATTGAGGAGCTTATTGTTGAACCCTTAAAACAGATAGTAGACGAACGGGGTAAGGTTATGCATATGTTGCGAAGGGATTCCCCTTTTTTCACAAATTTTGGGGAGATATATTTTTCTGTAGTTAACCCTGGTGTGGTCAAGGCATGGAAAAAACACCTTAAAATGACCCAACATTTTGCTGTTCCCGTGGGAAAGATTAAACTAGTAATTTACGATGAGCGGAGAAATTCAGCTACCTACGGGAGGATTGAAATATTAGAAATAGGAGAAGAAAATTATTGTTTAGTGAAGATTCCTCCAATATTATGGTACGGTTTTCAAGGGATATCATCAAATCCTGCGCTTATTGCTAATTGTACGGATATGCCTCACAACCCAAGCGAAGTGGAGCATCTGGATTATTTGGATAAACGCATTCCCTATGATTGGACAAATGCCTAA
- the rfbG gene encoding CDP-glucose 4,6-dehydratase — translation MFQEIYKDKTVLLTGHTGFKGSWLTIWLTLLGAKVVGYSSYLPSNPCNFAVCNLGNRIEDIEGDIRDIGKMTDVFMKYMPEVVFHLAAQPIVRKSYEDPKLTFDTNIGGTVNVLECIRRTPSIKSAVIITSDKCYQNVEWVWGYRENDRLGGDDPYSASKACAEMVCNAYIKSFFKDSARVATTRAGNVIGGGDWAEGRIIPDCVRAWSEDREVLVRNPHSTRPWQHVLEPLSGYLWLGANLLSNRFHGEAFNFGPEQKINSSVKELIETFISYWGNAGWKSEQSEVNKKESKLLKLSCDKALHLLKWHPVLSFDETVRLTAEWYKAYYGGNRDMYNFSLEQIDYYISAATKQNLLWVKV, via the coding sequence ATGTTTCAAGAAATATATAAAGATAAAACAGTTTTACTGACAGGCCATACAGGCTTTAAAGGGTCATGGTTGACCATATGGTTAACCCTTTTAGGAGCAAAGGTTGTAGGATATTCTTCCTATCTTCCCTCTAATCCTTGCAATTTTGCTGTATGCAATCTAGGAAATCGTATTGAGGATATTGAGGGCGATATCAGGGATATAGGGAAAATGACTGATGTGTTTATGAAATATATGCCTGAGGTTGTCTTTCATCTTGCTGCACAACCAATAGTAAGAAAATCCTATGAAGACCCTAAACTTACATTTGATACAAATATCGGTGGCACGGTTAATGTGCTTGAATGTATCCGTAGAACACCAAGCATAAAATCTGCCGTTATAATCACAAGCGATAAATGTTATCAGAATGTTGAATGGGTATGGGGCTATCGAGAGAATGACCGGTTAGGAGGCGATGATCCCTATAGTGCTTCAAAGGCATGTGCTGAAATGGTGTGTAATGCTTATATTAAGTCTTTTTTTAAAGACTCAGCAAGGGTTGCTACGACAAGGGCGGGTAATGTAATAGGAGGAGGAGATTGGGCTGAGGGTCGGATTATACCTGATTGTGTTAGGGCATGGTCAGAAGATAGAGAAGTTCTTGTGAGAAACCCTCATTCAACAAGGCCATGGCAGCATGTTTTAGAGCCACTGAGTGGTTATTTATGGCTGGGAGCAAATTTATTGTCCAATAGGTTTCACGGTGAGGCATTTAATTTTGGTCCGGAGCAAAAAATCAATAGCTCGGTTAAAGAGCTTATTGAAACATTTATTTCATATTGGGGAAATGCAGGCTGGAAGAGTGAGCAATCCGAGGTTAACAAAAAAGAGAGTAAATTATTAAAACTTTCCTGTGATAAGGCATTACATTTATTAAAATGGCATCCTGTGCTTTCATTTGATGAGACAGTCAGACTGACTGCAGAATGGTATAAGGCTTATTATGGAGGGAATAGGGATATGTATAATTTTTCACTTGAACAAATAGACTATTATATCTCTGCTGCAACAAAACAAAATCTATTGTGGGTAAAGGTATGA
- the hflX gene encoding GTPase HflX: protein MERAIIVDTGEEEISFLELASLVETAGGKVVGELVQKKHQEKSPRFLLTKGKLKELKGLCDENKANLVVFNQDPSPSQIRNLEEELDLKVIDRTGIILDIFAQRARTAEAKIQTELALSYYLLPRLTGRRDLSRLGGGIGTRGPGEQKLEYDRRRIRKRISHLKKKLEGIKKEREQQRKKRKRDFLTCSIVGYTNAGKSTLLSALSKENVPSFNQLFTTLDPLSRRVRIGLNDIVFTDTVGFIQNLPLSLVSAFRATLEEICLSDIILHIVDVSHPYFRNQMASVEKILEELDVARYPRITAFNKIDLLSSKTIISHLKREIPNSTEISALKGEGFKALFDLFLKMPF, encoded by the coding sequence GAGGAAATTTCATTTCTTGAGCTTGCTTCATTGGTTGAAACAGCGGGTGGAAAGGTGGTAGGAGAACTGGTTCAAAAAAAACATCAGGAAAAATCACCCAGGTTCTTGCTTACAAAGGGAAAGCTTAAGGAATTAAAAGGGCTTTGTGATGAAAATAAGGCTAATCTCGTTGTATTTAATCAAGACCCTTCTCCTTCCCAGATAAGAAACCTTGAGGAAGAGCTAGACCTTAAGGTAATTGACAGAACAGGGATAATCCTTGATATATTTGCTCAAAGGGCAAGGACAGCAGAGGCAAAGATCCAGACAGAACTTGCTCTATCTTACTACCTCCTTCCAAGGCTTACGGGAAGAAGGGATCTTTCAAGGCTGGGTGGAGGTATTGGAACAAGGGGGCCAGGTGAACAAAAGCTAGAATATGATAGAAGGAGAATAAGAAAGCGGATTAGCCATCTCAAAAAGAAGCTTGAGGGGATAAAAAAGGAGAGGGAACAACAGAGGAAAAAAAGGAAAAGGGATTTTTTAACCTGCTCTATTGTTGGCTATACAAATGCGGGAAAATCAACCCTCCTTTCTGCCCTTTCCAAAGAAAATGTCCCCTCTTTTAACCAGCTCTTTACAACCCTTGATCCTTTGTCCAGGAGGGTAAGGATTGGTTTGAATGATATAGTTTTTACAGATACGGTTGGATTTATCCAAAACCTTCCCCTCTCCCTTGTCTCTGCATTCAGAGCAACCCTTGAGGAGATATGCCTCTCTGACATTATTTTACACATCGTTGATGTATCCCATCCCTATTTTAGAAATCAGATGGCATCTGTGGAAAAAATCCTTGAGGAGCTAGATGTTGCAAGATATCCAAGGATAACTGCCTTCAATAAAATAGACCTCTTATCTTCCAAAACCATTATTTCACATCTTAAGAGGGAGATTCCAAATTCAACAGAAATCTCTGCCTTAAAAGGCGAAGGTTTTAAGGCATTATTTGACCTATTCCTCAAAATGCCTTTTTAA
- a CDS encoding glycosyltransferase: MPKISVIMNCYNSSKYLEEAINSVYAQTYKDWEIVFLDNASTDNSAEIAKGYDSKLKYYKNETYVPLGCARNMAIEKANGEYIALLDCDDMWSPEKLELQVGLLDKNPNIGLVYCDAFLINEDNTKIINQFFKIAQPFRGKVTIPLINWNFIPCLTVMFKKALFTQAGPFRTDLNISEEYEFFLRLSLITEFDYINNPLAKYRCHIGSVSKDTKRRYEEINDILSSFSEKITDLSIKKVIATNISKNKKVLMVIKLLDYLPKPIGDFIKSFLKVMNKLLKFVKKAF; encoded by the coding sequence ATGCCTAAGATTAGTGTAATTATGAATTGCTATAATTCTTCCAAGTATTTAGAAGAGGCGATTAACAGCGTATATGCTCAAACATATAAAGATTGGGAGATTGTATTCCTTGATAATGCATCAACCGATAATAGTGCTGAGATAGCAAAGGGCTATGATAGCAAATTAAAATATTACAAGAACGAAACATATGTTCCCTTAGGATGTGCCAGAAATATGGCAATTGAAAAAGCCAATGGTGAATATATAGCCCTTCTGGATTGCGATGATATGTGGAGTCCTGAAAAACTTGAATTGCAAGTTGGGCTACTTGATAAAAATCCAAACATTGGATTGGTGTATTGTGATGCATTCTTAATAAACGAAGATAATACAAAGATAATAAATCAATTTTTCAAAATAGCACAACCTTTCCGGGGAAAGGTTACAATTCCCTTAATAAACTGGAATTTTATTCCCTGTTTAACGGTTATGTTTAAAAAAGCATTATTCACGCAGGCTGGCCCTTTTAGGACAGACCTGAATATTTCGGAAGAATATGAGTTTTTCTTAAGGCTTTCTCTAATCACTGAATTTGATTATATCAATAATCCACTTGCAAAATACAGATGTCACATTGGCAGTGTTAGTAAGGATACGAAGCGAAGGTATGAAGAAATAAATGATATACTTTCATCTTTTTCAGAAAAAATTACTGATTTATCAATTAAAAAGGTTATCGCCACTAATATCTCAAAGAATAAAAAGGTGTTAATGGTTATAAAATTATTGGACTACCTTCCAAAACCTATAGGGGATTTCATAAAATCATTCCTTAAAGTGATGAATAAGCTATTAAAATTTGTTAAAAAGGCATTTTGA